In Streptomyces alboniger, the following are encoded in one genomic region:
- the dxs gene encoding 1-deoxy-D-xylulose-5-phosphate synthase, with product MPLLTRITGPRDLDRLSPEELNQLAGEIRGFLVEAVSKTGGHLGPNLGVVELTIALHRVFESPKDKVLFDTGHQSYVHKLLTGRQDFGKLRSKGGLSGYPSRAESDHDVIENSHASTVLGWADGLAKANEVRAKDDHVVAVIGDGALTGGMAWEALNNIAAAKDRPLVIVVNDNERSYAPTIGGLANHLATLRTTDGYERFLARGKDLLERTPVVGKPLYETLHGAKKGLKDFIAPQGMFEDLGLKYVGPIDGHDIEALESALQRAKRFGGPVIVHCITEKGRGYKPAEDDEADHFHGIGPIHPDTGLPIAAGGMDWTSVFGEEMVKLGHEREDIVAITAAMLQPVGLEKFARAFPERVYDVGIAEQHAAVSAAGLATGGLHPVFAVYATFLNRAFDQLLMDVALHKCGVTFVLDRAGVTGTDGASHNGMWDMSILQCVPTLRIAAPRDADQVRLQLREAVEVDDAPTVVRYSKGAVGPAVKAVGKVGAMDVLRKASTGRPDVLLVSVGALAPMCLEIADLLDKQGITTTVVDPRWVKPVDEAMAPLAEKHRVVVTVEDNSRAGGVGSAIAQALRDAGVDVPLRDFGIPPRFLDHASRKEIMAEIGLTAPDIARQVTGLVAKLDGRFERSAAAVDSVEPARD from the coding sequence GTGCCGCTGCTGACCCGCATCACGGGACCGCGCGATCTGGACCGGCTCAGTCCCGAGGAGCTGAACCAGCTGGCCGGAGAGATCCGGGGCTTCCTCGTCGAGGCAGTCTCCAAGACCGGCGGCCACCTCGGCCCCAACCTCGGCGTGGTCGAGCTGACCATCGCCCTGCACCGCGTCTTCGAGTCCCCGAAGGACAAGGTCCTCTTCGACACCGGCCACCAGAGCTATGTGCACAAGCTGCTCACCGGCCGCCAGGACTTCGGCAAGCTCCGCAGCAAGGGCGGCCTGTCCGGCTACCCCTCGCGCGCCGAGTCCGACCACGACGTGATCGAGAACAGCCACGCCTCCACGGTCCTCGGCTGGGCCGACGGCCTGGCCAAGGCCAACGAGGTGCGGGCCAAGGACGACCACGTCGTCGCCGTCATCGGTGACGGCGCGCTCACCGGCGGCATGGCCTGGGAGGCGCTGAACAACATCGCGGCCGCCAAGGACCGCCCGCTGGTGATCGTCGTCAACGACAACGAGCGTTCGTACGCCCCCACGATCGGTGGACTCGCCAACCACCTGGCGACCCTGCGGACGACCGACGGCTACGAGCGTTTCCTGGCCCGCGGGAAGGACCTCCTGGAGCGCACGCCGGTCGTCGGCAAGCCGCTCTACGAGACGCTGCACGGCGCCAAGAAGGGCCTGAAGGACTTCATCGCCCCGCAGGGCATGTTCGAGGACCTCGGCCTGAAGTACGTCGGCCCGATCGACGGCCACGACATCGAGGCCCTGGAGTCCGCGCTCCAGCGCGCCAAGCGCTTCGGCGGCCCGGTGATCGTGCACTGCATCACCGAGAAGGGCCGCGGCTACAAGCCCGCCGAGGACGACGAGGCCGACCACTTCCACGGCATCGGCCCGATCCATCCCGACACCGGGCTGCCCATCGCCGCGGGCGGCATGGACTGGACGTCCGTGTTCGGCGAGGAGATGGTCAAGCTCGGCCACGAGCGCGAGGACATCGTCGCCATCACGGCGGCCATGCTCCAGCCGGTCGGTCTGGAGAAGTTCGCCAGGGCGTTCCCGGAGCGGGTCTACGACGTCGGCATCGCCGAGCAGCACGCGGCCGTCTCCGCGGCGGGCCTCGCCACCGGGGGCCTGCACCCCGTCTTCGCCGTGTACGCGACCTTCCTCAACCGCGCCTTCGACCAGCTCCTGATGGACGTGGCCCTGCACAAGTGCGGCGTCACCTTCGTCCTGGACCGGGCGGGCGTCACCGGCACGGACGGTGCCTCGCACAACGGCATGTGGGACATGTCGATCCTCCAGTGCGTGCCGACCCTGCGGATCGCCGCCCCGCGCGACGCCGACCAGGTCCGCCTCCAGCTGCGCGAGGCCGTCGAGGTCGACGACGCCCCGACCGTCGTGCGCTACTCCAAGGGCGCGGTCGGCCCGGCGGTCAAGGCCGTCGGCAAGGTCGGCGCCATGGACGTGCTGCGCAAGGCGAGCACGGGCCGGCCGGACGTCCTGCTCGTCTCCGTGGGCGCGCTCGCCCCGATGTGCCTGGAGATCGCCGACCTGCTGGACAAGCAGGGCATCACCACGACCGTCGTCGACCCCCGCTGGGTCAAGCCGGTCGACGAGGCCATGGCGCCGCTCGCCGAGAAGCACCGCGTCGTCGTCACCGTGGAGGACAACTCCCGTGCGGGCGGCGTCGGTTCGGCGATCGCCCAGGCCCTGCGCGACGCGGGCGTGGACGTGCCGCTGCGCGACTTCGGCATCCCGCCGCGCTTCCTCGACCACGCCTCCCGCAAGGAGATCATGGCTGAGATCGGCCTGACCGCGCCGGACATCGCCCGGCAGGTGACGGGTCTGGTGGCCAAGCTGGACGGCCGGTTCGAGCGGTCCGCCGCGGCCGTGGACTCCGTGGAGCCCGCCCGCGACTGA
- a CDS encoding amino acid permease — protein MTSPLFRTKSVEQSIQDTEEPEHALKKSLSALDLTVFGVGVIIGTGIFVLTGKVAKESAGPATALAFVVAGVVCALAALCYAEFASTVPVAGSAYTFSYASLGELPAWIIGWDLVLEFALGTAVVAVGWSGYVRSLMDNAGWHLPETLTGPDATDGFGFDLLAFALVLVLTAILVLGMKLSARVTTVVVAIKVAVVLIVIIAGAFFIKADNYKPFIPKAQDVPAGDSIQSPLIQLMFGYAPTNFGVLGIFTAASVVFFAFIGFDIVATAAEETKLPQRDMPRGILGSLLICTVLYVAVSIVVTGMQHYSELSVDAPLADAFKATGHPFYAGIISFGAAVGLTTVCMILLLGQTRVFFAMSRDGLLPRFFSHVHPKYKTPHRPTILLGVLIAVLAGFTSLNELAELVNIGTLFAFVVVALSVIILRRTRPDLERAFRTPMVPLVPILSVAASVWLMLNLPAETWLRFGIWMALGFVVYFAYGRSHSQLGRRGKQLSTDDAR, from the coding sequence GTGACAAGCCCCCTGTTCCGAACAAAAAGCGTCGAGCAGTCCATCCAGGACACCGAGGAGCCGGAGCACGCGCTCAAGAAATCGCTGTCCGCCCTGGACCTCACGGTCTTCGGTGTCGGTGTCATCATCGGCACCGGCATCTTCGTCCTGACCGGCAAGGTGGCCAAGGAGTCCGCGGGCCCCGCCACCGCCCTCGCCTTCGTCGTCGCGGGCGTCGTCTGCGCGCTCGCGGCCCTCTGCTACGCGGAGTTCGCCTCGACCGTGCCGGTGGCCGGATCGGCGTACACCTTCTCCTACGCCTCCCTGGGCGAGCTGCCCGCCTGGATCATCGGCTGGGACCTGGTGCTCGAATTCGCGCTCGGCACCGCCGTGGTCGCCGTCGGCTGGTCCGGCTACGTCCGGTCGCTGATGGACAACGCGGGCTGGCATCTGCCGGAGACGCTCACCGGGCCCGATGCCACCGACGGCTTCGGCTTCGACCTGCTCGCCTTCGCCCTGGTGCTCGTCCTCACGGCCATCCTCGTCCTCGGCATGAAGCTCTCCGCGCGCGTGACCACGGTCGTCGTGGCCATCAAGGTGGCCGTGGTGCTGATCGTCATCATCGCGGGCGCCTTCTTCATCAAGGCCGACAACTACAAGCCCTTCATTCCCAAGGCGCAGGACGTGCCCGCGGGTGACAGCATCCAGTCGCCGCTGATCCAGCTGATGTTCGGGTACGCGCCCACCAACTTCGGCGTCCTCGGCATCTTCACGGCCGCCTCGGTCGTCTTCTTCGCCTTCATCGGCTTCGACATCGTGGCCACCGCCGCCGAGGAGACCAAGCTGCCGCAGCGCGACATGCCGCGCGGCATCCTCGGCTCCCTCCTCATCTGTACGGTCCTGTACGTCGCCGTGTCGATCGTCGTCACCGGAATGCAGCACTACAGCGAACTCTCCGTGGACGCCCCGCTGGCCGACGCCTTCAAGGCCACCGGACACCCCTTCTACGCCGGCATCATCAGCTTCGGCGCGGCCGTCGGCCTCACCACCGTCTGCATGATCCTCCTGCTCGGCCAGACCCGCGTCTTCTTCGCGATGAGCAGGGACGGGCTGCTGCCCCGGTTCTTCTCGCACGTCCACCCGAAGTACAAGACGCCACACCGGCCGACCATCCTGCTCGGTGTGCTCATCGCCGTGCTCGCGGGTTTCACCAGCCTGAACGAACTCGCCGAACTGGTGAACATCGGCACGCTCTTCGCCTTCGTCGTCGTCGCCCTGAGCGTCATCATCCTGCGCCGCACCCGCCCCGACCTGGAGCGCGCCTTCCGTACCCCGATGGTGCCCCTGGTGCCCATCCTCTCGGTGGCGGCCTCGGTGTGGCTGATGCTGAACCTGCCCGCCGAGACCTGGCTGCGGTTCGGCATCTGGATGGCGCTCGGCTTCGTCGTCTACTTCGCGTACGGGCGCTCGCACAGCCAGTTGGGCCGGCGCGGGAAGCAGCTCTCCACCGACGACGCACGGTAG
- a CDS encoding ArnT family glycosyltransferase, whose amino-acid sequence MLAAPSTSLRSVRDLRVPGPRKEYVPEPSAAYWVRLLPLLAALACVTRLPSFRWPLWNPDEGYLAVQARMLADGGELYETVVDRKPPLVPWLYAGAFALFGDSSLLPLKVLAVAAQLLTAVLLASLARRRWGDGAGRTAGVLYLLISVGLNPEDAQAASFEVFTLPCTAAAMWCADRRRWGAAGAAVACAFLAKQTGGAVLLPVVWLLWRGGPARRDVLRLGAGLCAPVLAAAALTTPSGFLFWTVTGSGAYASFTGSELHVLARGLVNAAVLATACAGILPPVVRVLRIARTGAAELWLWLASSLAAVLLGFHFFGHYYLQLIPPLALLGTAALQTLPRERTTRAVATSGCACALFLAWGLLAPRPELAHATRLAETVRAHTGPQDRVLLWGIHPEGYWLADRTPASRFLTAGLLTNYSGGRNGPQVGEKYAVQGAWPAFREEWRAHPPTLVVDDSRGKPYAPARVPSLRRALAAGYEPVLWVEGAVVYERVDQRAR is encoded by the coding sequence ATGCTCGCCGCGCCCTCCACCTCACTACGCTCCGTACGCGACCTTCGGGTGCCGGGCCCGCGCAAGGAGTACGTCCCCGAGCCCTCGGCCGCCTACTGGGTACGACTGCTCCCGCTGCTCGCCGCCCTGGCGTGCGTGACCCGCCTGCCCTCCTTCCGGTGGCCGCTGTGGAACCCCGACGAGGGCTATCTGGCCGTCCAGGCGCGGATGTTGGCCGACGGCGGCGAGCTGTACGAGACGGTGGTCGACCGCAAGCCGCCGCTCGTCCCCTGGCTCTACGCGGGCGCCTTCGCGCTCTTCGGCGACTCCTCGCTCCTGCCGCTGAAGGTCCTCGCGGTCGCCGCGCAGCTCCTGACGGCCGTACTCCTGGCCTCGCTGGCCCGGCGCCGCTGGGGGGACGGCGCGGGCCGCACGGCGGGCGTCCTGTACCTGCTGATCTCCGTCGGCCTCAACCCGGAGGACGCCCAGGCGGCCAGCTTCGAGGTCTTCACGCTGCCGTGCACGGCAGCGGCGATGTGGTGCGCGGACCGGCGCCGGTGGGGCGCGGCGGGGGCCGCGGTCGCCTGCGCCTTCCTCGCCAAGCAGACCGGGGGAGCGGTGCTGCTGCCGGTGGTCTGGCTGCTGTGGCGGGGCGGGCCTGCCCGGCGGGACGTCCTGCGCCTCGGCGCCGGTCTGTGCGCCCCTGTCCTGGCCGCGGCCGCCCTGACGACACCCTCGGGGTTCCTGTTCTGGACGGTGACGGGCTCGGGCGCGTACGCCTCCTTCACCGGCTCCGAACTCCACGTCCTGGCGCGGGGGTTGGTGAACGCCGCGGTCCTCGCGACGGCCTGCGCGGGCATTCTCCCGCCGGTCGTGCGCGTGCTGCGCATCGCCCGCACCGGAGCGGCGGAGCTGTGGCTGTGGCTCGCCTCGTCGCTGGCCGCGGTCCTCCTCGGCTTCCACTTCTTCGGCCACTACTACCTGCAACTCATCCCGCCCCTTGCCCTGTTGGGGACGGCGGCGCTACAGACCCTGCCGCGCGAGCGTACGACCCGCGCGGTGGCGACCTCGGGGTGCGCCTGTGCGCTCTTCCTGGCCTGGGGCCTCCTCGCGCCGCGCCCCGAACTGGCCCACGCCACGCGCCTCGCCGAGACCGTCAGGGCGCACACCGGCCCGCAGGACCGGGTGCTGCTCTGGGGGATACACCCGGAAGGGTACTGGCTGGCCGACCGCACCCCCGCGAGCCGCTTCCTCACCGCGGGTCTGCTCACCAACTACAGCGGCGGCCGCAACGGCCCGCAGGTGGGGGAGAAGTACGCGGTCCAGGGCGCCTGGCCGGCCTTCCGCGAGGAGTGGCGGGCCCACCCTCCGACGCTGGTGGTCGACGACTCGCGAGGCAAGCCGTACGCCCCTGCCCGTGTCCCGTCCCTGCGCAGGGCCCTGGCGGCGGGGTACGAGCCGGTGCTGTGGGTGGAGGGGGCGGTGGTGTACGAGCGGGTGGATCAGCGGGCGCGGTGA
- a CDS encoding GAF and ANTAR domain-containing protein, producing the protein MDDDEHAAAWRRIGSADGSITLATACRACAADLDIDCLGVTLVVGGELRLLAHVTDERARRLEDAQLTTGEGPCTEAYVRRALVEEADLERAFCRWPAFTQTAAEQRLRSVTALPLTTGPLRVGAVNLYRAAPGLLTARHKALARGYARILALLAVDEHPHLATAEYRPARPGPPGYPPSVHMAAGVLAEAYQLLPDDALARMRAHAFRHDQPLHQTADYVLTHHTLD; encoded by the coding sequence ATGGATGACGACGAACACGCCGCCGCCTGGCGCAGGATCGGCTCGGCCGACGGCAGCATCACCCTCGCCACGGCCTGCCGGGCCTGCGCGGCGGATCTGGACATCGACTGCCTCGGTGTGACCCTGGTCGTCGGCGGCGAACTGCGCCTGTTGGCCCACGTCACCGACGAGCGCGCCCGGCGCCTGGAGGACGCCCAGCTCACCACCGGCGAGGGCCCCTGCACCGAGGCCTACGTCCGGCGCGCCCTGGTAGAGGAGGCGGACCTGGAGCGGGCGTTCTGCCGCTGGCCGGCCTTCACCCAGACCGCCGCCGAGCAGCGCCTGCGCTCCGTGACCGCCCTCCCCCTGACCACCGGCCCCCTGCGCGTCGGCGCCGTGAACCTCTACCGCGCCGCGCCCGGCCTCCTCACCGCCCGGCACAAGGCCCTGGCACGCGGCTACGCCCGTATCCTCGCCCTGCTCGCCGTCGACGAACACCCCCACCTGGCCACCGCCGAATACCGTCCCGCCCGGCCCGGCCCGCCGGGCTACCCGCCCAGTGTCCACATGGCCGCGGGCGTCCTCGCCGAGGCGTACCAGCTGCTACCGGACGACGCCCTGGCCCGGATGCGCGCCCACGCGTTCCGCCACGACCAGCCCCTGCACCAGACCGCCGACTACGTCCTCACCCACCACACCCTCGACTGA
- a CDS encoding GAF and ANTAR domain-containing protein — translation MTREEHLLAAVIDAVDTLVDDFDLIDFLHTLCDRCAELLDVSAVGVMLEDPQGNLQLIAASDEHTRLLELFALQHDEGPCVECHRSGTVRLNIDLSSPVETGPFPLFAARAQKAGFVVTHALPMRLREAVIGALNLFDTRPQSLSAADARVAQALADVATIAILQHRTVAYANQQRAQMHAALTSRVTIEQAKGILAERWGTSVDEAFDALRRHARSHQLGLTQLCRQLIDGHLDSNSIAHA, via the coding sequence ATGACTCGAGAAGAACACCTGCTGGCAGCCGTCATCGACGCGGTCGACACGCTCGTCGACGACTTCGATCTGATCGACTTCCTGCACACGCTGTGCGATCGCTGTGCGGAGCTGCTCGATGTGTCGGCGGTGGGAGTGATGCTCGAAGACCCGCAGGGCAACCTCCAGCTGATCGCCGCCTCCGACGAGCACACCCGCCTGCTGGAGCTGTTCGCCCTCCAGCACGACGAGGGGCCGTGCGTGGAATGCCACCGCAGCGGTACGGTCCGGCTGAACATCGACCTCTCCTCGCCGGTGGAGACCGGCCCCTTCCCGCTCTTCGCGGCCCGGGCCCAGAAGGCCGGTTTCGTCGTCACCCACGCACTGCCGATGCGCCTGCGCGAGGCGGTCATCGGCGCGTTGAACCTCTTCGACACCCGCCCGCAGAGCCTCTCCGCCGCCGACGCGCGGGTCGCGCAGGCACTGGCGGACGTGGCGACCATCGCCATCCTCCAGCACCGCACCGTCGCCTACGCCAACCAGCAGCGCGCCCAGATGCACGCGGCCCTGACCAGCCGCGTCACCATCGAACAGGCCAAGGGCATCCTCGCCGAACGCTGGGGCACCAGCGTCGACGAGGCCTTCGACGCCCTGCGCCGCCACGCCCGCTCCCACCAGCTCGGCCTGACCCAGCTGTGCCGCCAGCTCATCGACGGGCACCTCGACTCCAACTCCATCGCGCACGCCTGA
- a CDS encoding GAF and ANTAR domain-containing protein: protein MDSARQEVTPVGSEGDLAAVLESLRPAPDSGGLLGADAPRCARALGVDGVAVSVTVGSRLNELLWATPGVSTRLEDLQFTLGEGPGPQVAESGTAVSVPDLAREPASRWPALLPEALELGIRAVFCLPLLAGTACLGTMTLQRARPGPLEEMSLADAWIVTHALTATLVRDSGQWDAFAAAEDGSHLYRAAVHQATGMISVQAGVSLAEALVRLRAHAFRHGRPLIEVAEDVVARRVHFRQDDGDGRARLAGGGTEGP, encoded by the coding sequence ATGGATTCGGCCAGGCAGGAGGTGACACCAGTGGGCTCCGAGGGCGACCTCGCCGCTGTCCTGGAGAGCCTGCGCCCGGCGCCCGACAGCGGCGGCCTGCTCGGTGCGGACGCGCCGCGGTGCGCCCGTGCGCTGGGGGTCGACGGTGTGGCGGTGTCCGTGACGGTCGGCAGCCGCCTCAACGAACTGCTGTGGGCCACCCCGGGCGTCAGCACCCGGCTGGAAGACCTCCAGTTCACCCTGGGCGAGGGGCCGGGCCCGCAGGTCGCCGAGTCCGGTACGGCCGTCTCGGTGCCCGATCTGGCGCGTGAGCCGGCCAGCCGGTGGCCAGCCCTGCTGCCCGAGGCCCTGGAGCTGGGGATCAGGGCGGTCTTCTGCCTGCCGCTGCTGGCCGGCACCGCCTGCCTCGGCACGATGACCCTGCAACGCGCGAGACCCGGCCCGCTGGAGGAGATGTCCCTGGCCGACGCGTGGATCGTCACGCACGCGCTGACCGCCACACTGGTGCGGGACAGCGGGCAGTGGGACGCCTTCGCCGCCGCGGAGGACGGCTCGCACCTCTACCGGGCCGCGGTGCACCAGGCGACCGGGATGATCAGTGTGCAGGCCGGGGTCTCCCTGGCCGAGGCGCTGGTCCGGCTGCGGGCCCATGCCTTCCGCCACGGCCGGCCGTTGATCGAGGTCGCCGAGGACGTGGTGGCCCGGCGGGTGCATTTTCGTCAGGATGATGGGGACGGCCGGGCGCGCTTGGCCGGCGGAGGGACTGAAGGGCCATGA
- a CDS encoding ANTAR domain-containing protein, with the protein MAQRVSLAAVGPLAGRGETLQINLGEGPCVQSLSRLAPVLAPDLDDTDVTGAWPVFAAQARADGIRAVFAIPVVGARPAVPQPGLVLSLYRDRPGDLPEADLRTARTHVLAAELLLLAAPVPGEDSAADAWLLPTDAVVHQATGMISYRHALTTGQALALLRSHAHIRGTDLTDLAHAIVHRGLRLPDPPPPDPAGP; encoded by the coding sequence TTGGCTCAACGCGTCTCCCTTGCCGCCGTCGGCCCGCTGGCCGGCCGGGGGGAGACCCTCCAGATAAACCTGGGCGAAGGCCCCTGCGTCCAGTCCCTGAGCCGTCTCGCGCCGGTCCTCGCCCCCGACCTCGACGACACGGACGTCACCGGGGCGTGGCCCGTCTTCGCCGCGCAGGCCCGAGCCGACGGGATCCGGGCCGTCTTCGCGATCCCCGTCGTCGGCGCCCGCCCGGCCGTTCCCCAGCCGGGGCTCGTGCTGAGCCTCTACCGCGACCGGCCCGGTGACCTGCCCGAAGCGGACCTGCGCACCGCCCGCACGCACGTACTAGCCGCGGAACTGCTGCTCCTGGCCGCTCCGGTGCCCGGCGAGGACTCCGCCGCCGACGCCTGGCTGCTGCCGACCGATGCCGTCGTCCACCAGGCCACCGGCATGATCAGTTACCGCCACGCCCTCACCACCGGCCAGGCCCTGGCGCTGCTGCGCTCGCACGCGCACATCCGCGGCACCGACCTGACCGACCTCGCCCACGCCATCGTCCACCGCGGCCTGCGCCTGCCCGATCCGCCCCCGCCCGACCCCGCCGGGCCGTGA
- a CDS encoding STAS domain-containing protein, which translates to MPAARCIASVHTHGTGVLVRLCGEIDLATAPDVTAYLDTLSHAGSGELLIDLRQVEFMDGSGVRLLNRARARARGDGRLRLICTDPVTLRLLRHPSLHLWFEILDHLPPPTVPPRTAA; encoded by the coding sequence TTGCCAGCAGCCCGCTGTATCGCGTCCGTACACACCCATGGCACCGGCGTCCTGGTCCGCCTGTGCGGTGAGATCGACCTTGCCACCGCACCCGACGTCACCGCCTATCTCGACACCCTGTCCCACGCCGGTTCCGGCGAGCTGCTGATCGACCTGCGTCAGGTGGAGTTCATGGACGGCTCCGGAGTACGCCTCCTGAACCGGGCCCGCGCCCGCGCCCGGGGCGACGGACGACTGCGTCTGATCTGCACGGATCCGGTCACCCTTCGGCTGCTCCGCCATCCGAGCCTGCACTTGTGGTTCGAGATCCTGGACCACTTGCCTCCGCCGACGGTTCCGCCGCGCACGGCGGCCTGA
- a CDS encoding CapA family protein: MTRPSRRHFVTCAASALLLLATAACGPFGDDDKAADAGPSFTVAAAGDILIHPQLTDQARKDAKVTGKGEKGIDFRPMMAGVKPVISKADLGICHFEPVVGKPGGPFQSYPDFLVPPQITTAIKDIGYDQCSTASNHTLDHGPAGVTRTLNALDKAGLRHTGSARTAAEGGKPLITEVKGVKVGQIAFAFGFNGREVPKDKPWIVNQNDFGAIAAAEKKARKAGAEVVILSIHWGRENQPNASAPQIRLARQIAEKTGINLVIGHHAHVVQPMEKVDGTWIAYGLGNQVARHDVPSGLTEEGVIGWFEFVKRGGEWDVDAKYVPTFVDIPPDPDETGALPKGAVEDHRLLDVAATLRDGEGLSEQQRSRYRLAFERTQGTLLNRGASKDGLEPLEELPAD; the protein is encoded by the coding sequence ATGACACGTCCCTCCCGCAGGCATTTCGTGACCTGTGCGGCCTCCGCGCTCCTGCTGCTCGCCACCGCCGCCTGCGGCCCTTTCGGCGACGACGACAAGGCCGCCGACGCCGGTCCCTCGTTCACCGTCGCCGCCGCGGGCGACATCCTGATCCACCCGCAACTCACCGACCAGGCCCGCAAGGACGCCAAGGTCACGGGCAAGGGGGAGAAGGGCATCGACTTCCGGCCGATGATGGCCGGGGTCAAGCCGGTCATCAGCAAGGCCGACCTCGGCATCTGCCACTTCGAGCCGGTGGTGGGCAAGCCCGGCGGCCCCTTCCAGAGCTACCCGGACTTCCTCGTGCCGCCGCAGATCACCACGGCCATCAAGGACATCGGCTACGACCAGTGCTCCACGGCGTCGAACCACACGCTCGACCACGGCCCCGCCGGCGTCACCCGCACCCTGAACGCGCTCGACAAGGCGGGCCTGCGCCACACCGGTTCGGCGCGAACCGCGGCGGAAGGCGGCAAGCCGCTCATCACCGAGGTGAAGGGCGTCAAGGTCGGCCAGATCGCCTTCGCCTTCGGGTTCAATGGCCGCGAGGTCCCCAAGGACAAGCCGTGGATCGTCAACCAGAACGACTTCGGCGCGATCGCCGCCGCCGAGAAGAAGGCGCGCAAGGCGGGCGCCGAGGTAGTGATCCTCAGCATCCACTGGGGCCGTGAGAACCAGCCCAACGCCAGCGCCCCCCAGATCAGGCTCGCCCGCCAGATCGCCGAGAAGACCGGCATCAACCTCGTCATCGGCCACCACGCGCACGTCGTCCAGCCGATGGAGAAGGTCGACGGCACCTGGATCGCGTACGGACTCGGCAACCAGGTCGCCCGGCACGACGTGCCCAGCGGTCTGACCGAGGAGGGCGTGATCGGCTGGTTCGAGTTCGTCAAGCGCGGTGGCGAGTGGGACGTCGACGCCAAGTACGTCCCCACGTTCGTGGATATCCCGCCGGATCCGGACGAGACCGGCGCCCTGCCCAAGGGGGCCGTCGAGGACCACCGGCTCCTCGATGTGGCCGCCACCCTGCGGGACGGCGAGGGCCTCAGCGAGCAGCAGCGCTCCCGCTACCGCCTCGCCTTCGAACGCACCCAGGGCACACTCCTGAACAGGGGTGCGAGCAAGGACGGCCTCGAACCGCTGGAAGAGCTGCCCGCCGACTGA